The Oharaeibacter diazotrophicus genome includes a window with the following:
- a CDS encoding HAD family hydrolase — protein MLIIFDCDGVLVDSEIISSDVTARHFSELGYAITAAELNERFVGLTGPQIAAIVEEEIGRALPDDFKARCDAEIDQRLAAVKVIAGVHDLLDVLEEPRCICSNSSSTRLKTTLSATGLWDRFRPYVYSAPEVGTRRGKPAPDVFLHAAAAFGVAPADTIVIEDSPPGVTGAVAAGMRVIGFVGGSHSWAGHAETLMDAGAETVVRRMTEVPAVVEAFRGWAGIGV, from the coding sequence ATGCTCATCATCTTCGATTGCGACGGCGTGCTCGTCGATTCCGAGATCATCTCCTCGGACGTGACGGCGCGGCACTTCTCCGAACTCGGCTACGCCATCACCGCCGCGGAGCTGAACGAGCGCTTCGTCGGCCTGACCGGCCCGCAGATCGCCGCCATCGTCGAAGAGGAGATCGGGCGCGCCCTGCCGGACGACTTCAAGGCCCGCTGCGACGCCGAGATCGACCAGCGCCTCGCCGCCGTGAAGGTCATCGCCGGCGTGCACGACCTCCTGGACGTGCTCGAGGAGCCGCGCTGCATCTGCTCGAACTCGTCGAGTACGCGCCTGAAGACCACGCTTTCGGCCACCGGCCTCTGGGACCGCTTCCGCCCCTACGTCTATTCGGCGCCCGAGGTCGGCACCCGCCGGGGCAAGCCGGCGCCGGACGTGTTCCTGCACGCCGCCGCCGCGTTCGGGGTCGCCCCGGCCGACACCATCGTGATCGAGGATTCCCCGCCCGGCGTCACCGGCGCCGTCGCCGCTGGCATGCGCGTGATCGGCTTCGTCGGCGGCTCGCACAGCTGGGCCGGCCACGCCGAGACGCTGATGGACGCCGGCGCCGAGACCGTGGTCCGCCGCATGACCGAGGTGCCCGCCGTGGTCGAGGCCTTCCGCGGCTGGGCCGGCATCGGCGTCTGA
- a CDS encoding site-specific DNA-methyltransferase: MSVLELRSARRAAVRRLDAPVASAASPVEAADRPWLDQILVGDCIAQLEKLPRHSVDLVFADPPYNLQLGGDLVRPDQSKVDAVDDDWDRFESFEAYDAFTRAWLLAVRRVLKPSGALWVIGSYHNIFRVGAKLQDLGFWILNDVVWRKANPMPNFKGKRFTNAHETLIWASRDREAKGVTFNYEALKVGNDDLQVRSDWLFPLCTGSERLKNADGDKLHPTQKPEALLWRILTATTKPGDVVLDPFFGTGTTGAVAKRLGRHFVGVEREHAYVEHARARIDAVRPAPEEGLAGVTPKRSEPRVPFGSLVEAGLIAPGTRLTDARRRHAALVRADGSLAVGPESGSIHRMGAAVQGLEACNGWTFWHVETEGGLAPIDVLRQRIRSALTAVPA, translated from the coding sequence ATGAGTGTTCTCGAGTTGCGGTCGGCGCGTCGCGCCGCCGTGCGCCGTCTCGACGCGCCTGTGGCTTCGGCGGCCTCCCCCGTGGAGGCCGCCGATCGGCCCTGGCTCGACCAGATCCTCGTCGGCGACTGCATCGCGCAGCTGGAGAAGCTGCCGCGGCATTCGGTCGACCTCGTCTTCGCCGACCCGCCCTACAACCTCCAGCTCGGCGGCGACCTCGTCCGGCCCGACCAGTCCAAGGTCGACGCCGTCGACGACGACTGGGACCGCTTCGAGAGCTTCGAGGCCTACGACGCCTTCACCCGAGCCTGGCTGCTGGCGGTGCGCCGCGTGCTGAAGCCGTCGGGCGCGCTCTGGGTGATCGGCAGCTACCACAACATCTTCCGCGTCGGCGCCAAGCTCCAGGACCTCGGCTTCTGGATCCTGAACGACGTCGTCTGGCGCAAGGCCAACCCGATGCCCAACTTCAAGGGCAAGCGGTTCACCAACGCCCACGAGACGCTGATCTGGGCCTCGCGCGACCGCGAGGCCAAGGGCGTCACCTTCAACTACGAGGCGCTGAAGGTCGGCAACGACGACCTCCAGGTCCGCTCCGACTGGCTGTTCCCGCTCTGCACCGGCAGCGAGCGGCTGAAGAACGCCGACGGCGACAAGCTGCACCCGACCCAGAAGCCCGAGGCGCTGCTCTGGCGGATCCTGACCGCGACGACCAAACCCGGCGACGTCGTGCTCGACCCCTTCTTCGGCACCGGCACCACCGGCGCCGTCGCCAAGCGGCTCGGCCGCCACTTCGTCGGCGTCGAGCGCGAGCACGCCTATGTCGAGCACGCCCGCGCCCGCATCGACGCGGTGCGTCCCGCCCCCGAGGAGGGCCTCGCCGGCGTGACGCCGAAGCGCTCGGAACCGCGCGTGCCGTTCGGCTCGCTGGTCGAGGCCGGTCTGATCGCGCCGGGCACCCGGCTCACCGACGCCCGCCGCCGCCACGCCGCCCTGGTGCGCGCCGACGGCTCGCTGGCGGTCGGCCCGGAGAGCGGCTCGATCCATCGCATGGGCGCTGCCGTCCAGGGGCTCGAGGCCTGCAACGGCTGGACCTTCTGGCACGTCGAGACCGAGGGCGGTCTAGCCCCGATCGACGTGCTGCGCCAGCGCATCCGCTCGGCGCTGACGGCGGTCCCCGCCTGA
- a CDS encoding helix-turn-helix transcriptional regulator, with the protein MSDDGVYRNGVGGHAVIEQRRTGVFRRLFFDRPVLLVVRRGVKRLEHDGVVVEGGPGTLLVVQPGAFVTVTNTVEDGLYRAEALPVDPALVEPSALRSPVLAQMPLSEGLDAAVAAARAALADPALPDAVAAHRFREILVWLAEAGIVPTMPVAETFAVRVRRLVSTDPAAPWPAAAVAGRLATSEPTLRRHLAADGTTLTDIVADVRLSAALNLLQTTRRPVTAIALDCGYASPSRFAMRFRARFGLSPSEVRIEPVGFDRIGATIDRSGAAAAPAAGQDRRRHPT; encoded by the coding sequence ATGTCCGACGACGGCGTCTACCGCAACGGCGTCGGCGGCCACGCGGTGATCGAGCAGCGGCGCACCGGCGTGTTCCGCCGCCTGTTCTTCGACCGGCCGGTGCTGCTGGTGGTGCGTCGCGGGGTCAAGCGCCTCGAGCATGACGGCGTCGTCGTCGAGGGCGGGCCGGGCACGCTGCTCGTGGTGCAGCCGGGCGCCTTCGTCACCGTCACCAACACGGTCGAGGACGGGCTCTACCGGGCCGAGGCGCTGCCGGTCGACCCCGCCCTGGTCGAGCCGTCGGCACTGCGCTCCCCCGTGCTCGCGCAGATGCCGCTTTCGGAAGGCCTCGACGCGGCCGTCGCCGCGGCGCGGGCCGCGCTCGCCGACCCCGCCCTGCCCGACGCCGTCGCCGCCCACCGCTTCCGCGAGATCCTGGTCTGGCTCGCCGAGGCCGGGATCGTGCCGACCATGCCGGTGGCCGAGACCTTCGCGGTCCGGGTGCGCCGGCTGGTCTCGACCGATCCCGCCGCGCCCTGGCCGGCCGCGGCCGTCGCCGGCCGGCTCGCGACCAGCGAGCCGACGTTGCGCCGGCATCTCGCCGCCGACGGCACCACGCTCACCGACATCGTCGCCGACGTCCGCCTCTCGGCCGCGCTCAACCTCCTGCAGACCACTCGCCGTCCGGTCACGGCGATCGCGCTCGACTGCGGCTATGCCTCGCCGTCGCGCTTCGCGATGCGCTTCCGCGCCCGCTTCGGCCTGTCGCCGAGCGAGGTCCGCATCGAGCCGGTCGGGTTCGATCGGATCGGCGCCACGATCGATCGGTCCGGAGCGGCGGCCGCACCCGCAGCCGGGCAGGATCGCCGCCGTCACCCAACCTGA
- a CDS encoding AMP nucleosidase translates to MKDRARPQAILNRPAPLPFETFTDAVAAVDRLIAIYDRNTAFVRDAFAAVTRGEVPEGRTRAFYPEIRVETDTHDLADSRLSYGHVTGPGVYTTTVSRPELFRHYLIEQLSLIIRNHGVPVSIGESQTPIPLHFAFYEGTHVEGTLVEALPKPLRDMFDVPDLAVTDDAIANGTLEPPAGEPMPLAPFTAPRIDYSLHRLQHYTATSPRFFQNFVLFTNYQFYVDEFAARAREMMARGDSGYTGFVEPGNLLTPSGEAAPTEGEHPARLPQMPAYHLLREGHSGITLVNIGVGPSNAKTITDHVAVLRPHAWLMLGHCAGLRNSQKLGDYVLAHGYVREDHVLDADLPVWIPIPALAEVQVALEDAVEEVTGLEGWELKRIMRTGTVATIDNRNWELRDHREPVQRFSQSRAIALDMESATIAANGFRFRVPYGTLLCVSDKPLHGELKLPGMASAFYRRQVSQHLEIGIRAMEMLRGMPPERLHSRKLRSFMETAFQ, encoded by the coding sequence ATGAAAGACCGGGCCCGCCCGCAGGCGATCCTCAACCGCCCCGCCCCGCTGCCCTTCGAGACCTTCACCGACGCGGTCGCGGCGGTCGACCGGCTGATCGCGATCTACGACCGCAACACCGCCTTCGTCCGCGACGCCTTCGCGGCCGTCACCCGCGGCGAGGTGCCCGAGGGGCGCACGCGCGCCTTCTATCCCGAGATCCGCGTCGAGACCGACACCCACGACCTCGCCGACAGCCGCCTCTCCTACGGCCACGTCACCGGCCCCGGGGTCTACACCACCACGGTGTCGCGGCCGGAGCTGTTCCGGCACTACCTGATCGAGCAGCTGTCGCTGATCATCCGCAACCACGGCGTCCCCGTCTCGATCGGCGAGAGCCAGACCCCGATCCCACTGCATTTCGCCTTCTACGAGGGCACCCACGTCGAGGGCACCCTGGTCGAGGCGCTGCCGAAGCCGCTGCGCGACATGTTCGACGTGCCGGATCTCGCCGTCACCGACGACGCCATCGCCAACGGCACCCTGGAGCCGCCGGCCGGCGAGCCGATGCCGCTCGCGCCTTTCACGGCGCCGCGAATCGACTATTCACTGCACCGCCTGCAGCACTACACGGCGACGAGCCCGCGCTTCTTCCAGAACTTCGTGCTCTTCACCAACTACCAGTTCTACGTCGACGAGTTCGCCGCCCGCGCCCGCGAGATGATGGCGCGCGGCGACAGCGGCTACACCGGCTTCGTCGAGCCCGGCAACCTCCTGACGCCATCCGGCGAGGCCGCGCCGACCGAGGGCGAGCATCCGGCGCGGCTGCCGCAGATGCCGGCCTACCACCTGCTGCGCGAAGGCCATTCCGGCATCACGCTGGTCAACATCGGCGTCGGCCCCTCCAACGCCAAGACGATCACCGATCACGTCGCGGTGCTGCGGCCGCACGCCTGGCTGATGCTCGGCCATTGCGCCGGCCTCAGGAACAGCCAGAAGCTCGGCGACTACGTGCTCGCCCACGGCTACGTCCGCGAGGACCACGTGCTCGACGCCGACCTGCCGGTGTGGATCCCGATCCCGGCGCTGGCCGAGGTGCAGGTGGCGCTCGAGGACGCCGTCGAGGAGGTCACCGGCCTCGAGGGCTGGGAGCTGAAGCGCATCATGCGCACCGGCACCGTCGCCACCATCGACAACCGCAACTGGGAGCTGCGCGACCACCGCGAGCCGGTGCAGCGCTTCTCGCAGTCGCGCGCGATCGCCCTCGACATGGAATCGGCGACCATCGCGGCCAACGGCTTCCGCTTCCGCGTGCCCTACGGCACGCTGCTCTGCGTCTCCGACAAGCCGCTGCACGGCGAGCTCAAGCTGCCGGGCATGGCGAGCGCCTTCTACCGCCGCCAGGTCTCCCAGCACCTCGAGATCGGCATCCGCGCCATGGAGATGCTCCGCGGCATGCCGCCCGAGCGCCTGCACAGCCGCAAGCTGCGCAGCTTCATGGAGACGGCGTTCCAGTGA
- a CDS encoding flagellar hook-length control protein FliK, whose amino-acid sequence MAIGSLPPVIGDMPVNPGHAGRRPLAGEIPVFGRIEEAVAFAPATAGTVPRTTVLEAAVAAALGRQDGLAPVFAAASTLNAAPDLPATLRDALGVLAGFALGSASPPTAGDVAAALARSGLFHEAGAHPGSPPPADLKTALALVGRALADWLGPGKPTPSDPAVAAAVALVAGARPAPPRRGGRPAGQREAEAPDLPPRALAAHLLDAAERAAGRILLHQAASIGGDDAAPGTDDDAPRGLVFEIPIAGPAGVSVAEVRIERDDHGGRERGGADDDGGPVHRVEMAFAVAPLGPVAVRVGLLPGRRVVIGVWCETPAAVARLEAEAAPLADALTAAGLAVSGVDLHLGRPPQRPAAPTPTAPRHRLDVEL is encoded by the coding sequence ATGGCCATCGGCTCGCTGCCGCCGGTGATCGGCGACATGCCCGTGAACCCGGGCCACGCCGGGCGTCGTCCGCTGGCGGGTGAGATCCCCGTCTTCGGGCGCATCGAGGAGGCGGTGGCGTTCGCGCCCGCTACAGCCGGCACGGTCCCACGGACGACCGTGCTCGAAGCGGCGGTCGCCGCCGCGCTCGGACGTCAGGACGGGCTCGCGCCCGTGTTCGCCGCCGCCTCGACGCTCAATGCCGCCCCCGACCTGCCGGCGACGCTGCGCGACGCCCTCGGCGTGCTCGCGGGCTTCGCGCTCGGCTCGGCGTCACCGCCGACGGCCGGCGACGTCGCCGCCGCGCTGGCGCGGTCCGGGCTGTTCCACGAGGCGGGCGCGCATCCGGGATCGCCGCCCCCCGCCGATCTCAAGACCGCGCTCGCCCTGGTCGGCCGCGCCCTCGCCGACTGGCTCGGCCCGGGGAAGCCGACGCCGTCGGATCCCGCCGTCGCGGCGGCGGTCGCGCTGGTGGCGGGCGCCCGGCCGGCCCCGCCGCGGCGCGGCGGTCGGCCCGCCGGCCAGCGCGAGGCCGAGGCGCCGGACCTGCCGCCGCGCGCGCTCGCCGCCCATCTCCTCGACGCCGCCGAGCGCGCCGCCGGCCGCATCCTCCTGCACCAGGCCGCCTCGATCGGCGGCGACGACGCCGCGCCCGGCACCGACGACGACGCTCCGCGCGGCCTCGTTTTCGAGATCCCGATCGCCGGCCCCGCCGGCGTCTCGGTCGCCGAGGTCCGGATCGAGCGCGACGACCACGGCGGCCGCGAGCGCGGCGGCGCCGACGACGACGGCGGACCGGTCCACCGGGTCGAGATGGCCTTCGCGGTCGCCCCGCTCGGGCCGGTGGCGGTGCGGGTCGGGCTGCTGCCCGGCCGGCGCGTCGTGATCGGGGTCTGGTGCGAGACCCCCGCCGCCGTCGCCCGGCTCGAGGCCGAGGCCGCCCCTCTCGCCGACGCGTTGACGGCGGCCGGCCTCGCCGTCTCCGGCGTCGACCTCCACCTCGGACGTCCGCCGCAGCGGCCCGCCGCGCCGACGCCGACGGCGCCGCGCCACCGCCTGGACGTCGAGCTGTGA
- a CDS encoding EscU/YscU/HrcU family type III secretion system export apparatus switch protein, whose amino-acid sequence MSGDDDIARAVALRYVAPDAPTVVATGRGETAEAIVAAAREAGVPVEENPALAEALSTLELDRTIPEDLYRAVAEVIAAVLRAAHRP is encoded by the coding sequence GTGAGCGGCGACGACGACATCGCCCGCGCCGTGGCGCTGCGCTACGTCGCGCCCGACGCCCCAACCGTGGTGGCGACCGGGCGCGGCGAGACCGCCGAGGCGATCGTGGCGGCGGCGCGCGAGGCCGGGGTGCCCGTGGAAGAGAACCCGGCGCTCGCCGAGGCGCTGTCGACGCTCGAACTCGACCGGACCATTCCGGAGGACCTCTACCGCGCCGTCGCCGAGGTGATCGCGGCAGTTCTGCGCGCCGCTCACCGGCCGTAG
- the mutY gene encoding A/G-specific adenine glycosylase, translated as MTASAPITLARPDPADLLAWYDRHARRLPWRVPPDERAVGVVPDPYRVWLSEIMLQQTTVAAVKGYFEAFLARWPRLEDLAAAPRDDVMAAWAGLGYYSRARNLKACAEMVAERHGGRFPDDEAALRALPGIGAYTAAAIAAIAFDRPAVVVDGNVERIVTRLHAVETPLPEAKPEIRRLTEALAPPTRPGDFAQAMMDLGATICTPKRPACGLCPWQGSCAARAAGTQESYPRKTAKPERPVRRGTAYVAIRSDGAVLLRRRPDKGLLGGMAEVPGTEWAATAPPADPPLPADWRRAGTVEHTFTHFHLILTVETASVDAPAPAGAWWAPADGLADEALPSLMRKTVAAALSDRGPAPGPDAAPRRGRGRPRKS; from the coding sequence CCTGGCGGGTGCCGCCGGACGAGCGGGCCGTCGGCGTCGTGCCGGATCCCTACCGGGTCTGGCTGTCCGAGATCATGCTGCAGCAGACCACCGTGGCGGCGGTGAAGGGCTATTTCGAGGCCTTCCTCGCCCGCTGGCCGCGGCTCGAGGATCTCGCGGCGGCTCCGCGCGACGACGTCATGGCCGCCTGGGCCGGGCTCGGCTACTACTCGCGCGCCCGCAACCTCAAGGCTTGCGCCGAGATGGTCGCCGAGCGCCACGGCGGCCGCTTCCCCGACGACGAGGCGGCGCTGCGCGCCCTGCCCGGCATCGGCGCCTATACCGCCGCGGCGATCGCCGCGATCGCCTTCGACCGGCCCGCCGTGGTGGTCGACGGCAATGTCGAGCGCATCGTCACCCGCCTCCACGCCGTCGAGACGCCGCTGCCGGAGGCCAAGCCCGAGATCCGCCGGCTCACGGAGGCATTGGCGCCGCCGACGCGGCCGGGCGACTTCGCCCAGGCCATGATGGACCTCGGCGCCACGATCTGCACGCCGAAGCGGCCGGCCTGCGGGCTCTGTCCTTGGCAGGGTTCCTGCGCGGCCCGGGCGGCGGGCACGCAGGAGAGCTATCCGCGCAAGACCGCCAAGCCCGAACGCCCGGTGCGCCGCGGCACGGCCTATGTCGCGATTCGATCGGACGGCGCGGTGCTGCTGCGCCGGCGGCCGGACAAGGGCCTGCTCGGCGGCATGGCGGAGGTGCCCGGCACCGAATGGGCCGCGACGGCGCCGCCGGCCGATCCGCCGCTCCCCGCCGACTGGCGGCGGGCCGGCACGGTCGAGCACACCTTCACCCACTTCCACCTGATCCTGACGGTGGAGACGGCGAGCGTCGACGCCCCGGCGCCGGCGGGCGCGTGGTGGGCGCCGGCCGATGGGCTCGCCGACGAGGCGCTGCCGAGCCTGATGCGCAAGACGGTCGCGGCCGCCCTCTCCGACCGCGGCCCCGCGCCGGGTCCGGACGCGGCGCCGAGGCGCGGGCGCGGACGGCCGCGCAAGAGCTGA
- a CDS encoding YbhB/YbcL family Raf kinase inhibitor-like protein: protein MIRPLLSLAALVVGAATSVHAADFTVTSPDFTDGGRLGEAQVFDGFGCTGGNVAPALAWTGAPAGTKSFAVTVYDPDAPTGSGFWHWSMFDIPAATTSLATGSTGAGRPAGAVEVRNDYGGTGFGGACPPPGPAHRYVVTVFALKVDKLGLGADATPAVTGFMLNANVLATARITALYGR, encoded by the coding sequence ATGATCCGCCCGCTCCTCTCCCTCGCCGCCCTCGTCGTCGGCGCGGCGACGTCCGTCCACGCCGCCGACTTCACCGTCACCAGCCCCGACTTCACCGACGGCGGCCGGCTCGGCGAGGCCCAGGTGTTCGACGGCTTCGGCTGCACCGGCGGCAACGTCGCCCCCGCGCTCGCCTGGACCGGCGCGCCCGCGGGCACGAAGAGCTTCGCCGTCACCGTCTACGATCCGGACGCGCCGACCGGCTCGGGCTTCTGGCACTGGTCGATGTTCGACATCCCCGCGGCCACCACGTCGCTCGCCACCGGCTCGACCGGGGCCGGACGCCCGGCGGGCGCCGTCGAGGTCCGCAACGACTACGGCGGCACCGGCTTCGGCGGCGCCTGCCCGCCGCCCGGCCCGGCGCACCGCTACGTCGTCACGGTGTTCGCGCTGAAGGTGGACAAGCTCGGCCTCGGCGCCGACGCGACGCCGGCCGTCACCGGCTTCATGCTGAACGCCAACGTGCTCGCCACCGCCCGGATCACCGCGCTCTACGGCCGGTGA